A genomic window from Micromonospora ferruginea includes:
- a CDS encoding MurT ligase domain-containing protein, which yields MPMRAKVASSVSRTAAALSRAAGRGDGSVIGGWIGLKIDPDLLAHLSAGRAIALVSGTNGKTTTTRLTTAAVGVLGRVASNAFGANMPTGHTSALAKAGSTPYAVLEVDEHYLAQVLEATEPHVVALLNLSRDQLDRAKEVAMMAQLWRAALVRHPKVRVVANADDPMVVWASTPPADPAQGHVPPHVTWFSAGQRWHDDSWVCPECGSTIQRSGGQWWCTGCPLRRPEPQWTVEDDGVLDPTGAWHKIQLQLPGKVNLGNAATALAVAAEFGVRPVDAVSRLGTVTSVAGRYAQVERDGRNIRLLLAKNPASWLEAFDMADVAPTLLSINARDPDGLDTSWLFDVDFSPLAGRQVLITGDRAYDLAVRLDVNGVPFRHVRTFDKAVRAVPPGRLEVIANYTAFQDIRAELDRVN from the coding sequence ATGCCCATGCGGGCAAAGGTGGCCAGCTCCGTGTCGCGCACCGCCGCGGCGCTGTCGCGGGCCGCGGGTCGTGGCGACGGCTCGGTGATCGGCGGCTGGATCGGCCTCAAGATCGATCCCGACCTGCTCGCCCACCTCTCGGCCGGGCGCGCCATCGCCCTGGTGTCCGGCACCAACGGCAAGACCACCACCACCCGGCTGACCACCGCCGCGGTCGGCGTGCTGGGCCGGGTCGCCTCCAACGCCTTCGGCGCCAACATGCCCACCGGGCACACCTCGGCGCTGGCCAAGGCCGGCAGCACGCCCTACGCCGTGCTGGAGGTGGACGAGCACTACCTGGCCCAGGTGCTGGAGGCGACCGAGCCGCACGTGGTGGCGCTGCTCAACCTCTCCCGCGACCAGCTCGACCGCGCCAAGGAGGTCGCCATGATGGCGCAGCTCTGGCGCGCCGCGCTGGTCCGGCACCCGAAGGTGCGGGTGGTCGCCAACGCCGACGACCCGATGGTGGTCTGGGCCTCGACGCCGCCCGCCGACCCGGCCCAGGGTCACGTGCCGCCGCACGTCACCTGGTTCAGCGCCGGCCAGCGCTGGCACGACGACTCGTGGGTCTGCCCCGAGTGCGGCTCCACCATCCAGCGCTCCGGCGGGCAGTGGTGGTGCACCGGCTGCCCGCTGCGCCGCCCCGAGCCGCAGTGGACGGTCGAGGACGACGGGGTGCTCGACCCCACCGGCGCCTGGCACAAGATCCAGCTCCAGCTCCCCGGCAAGGTCAACCTCGGCAACGCGGCCACCGCGCTCGCGGTCGCCGCCGAGTTCGGCGTACGCCCGGTGGACGCGGTCTCCCGGCTGGGCACGGTCACCTCGGTGGCCGGCCGCTACGCCCAGGTGGAGCGGGACGGGCGCAACATCCGGCTGCTGCTGGCCAAGAACCCGGCGAGCTGGCTGGAGGCGTTCGACATGGCCGACGTCGCGCCGACCCTGCTCTCGATCAACGCGCGTGACCCCGACGGGCTGGACACGTCATGGCTGTTCGACGTCGACTTCTCGCCGCTGGCGGGGCGGCAGGTGCTGATCACCGGCGACCGGGCGTACGACCTGGCGGTGCGCCTCGACGTCAACGGCGTGCCGTTCCGGCACGTGCGGACGTTCGACAAGGCGGTCCGGGCGGTGCCGCCGGGCCGGCTGGAGGTCATCGCCAACTACACCGCCTTCCAGGACATCCGAGCGGAGCTGGACCGTGTCAACTGA
- the mraZ gene encoding division/cell wall cluster transcriptional repressor MraZ, producing the protein MFLGTHTPRLDDKGRLILPAKFRDELAGGVVITKGQERCLYVFPMPEFQRIADQLRAQPMTSKAARAYSRVFFASAHDEVPDKQGRVTIPGHLRSYAALDRELVVIGASTRVEIWDRAAWEAYLAESEDDFADIEEGVLPGGL; encoded by the coding sequence ATGTTCCTCGGCACCCACACTCCGCGCCTGGACGACAAAGGCCGGTTGATCCTGCCGGCCAAGTTCCGGGATGAGCTGGCGGGGGGTGTCGTGATCACCAAAGGGCAGGAGCGCTGTCTCTACGTCTTCCCGATGCCCGAGTTCCAGCGCATCGCGGACCAGTTGCGCGCGCAACCGATGACCAGCAAGGCGGCCCGGGCCTACAGCCGGGTCTTCTTCGCCAGCGCGCACGACGAGGTGCCGGACAAGCAGGGGCGGGTCACGATTCCCGGGCACCTGCGGTCGTACGCGGCCCTCGACCGGGAGCTGGTCGTGATCGGGGCGAGCACCCGGGTGGAGATCTGGGACAGGGCGGCCTGGGAGGCCTACCTCGCGGAGAGCGAAGACGACTTCGCCGACATCGAGGAGGGGGTGCTGCCCGGCGGTCTGTAG
- a CDS encoding sensor histidine kinase, producing the protein MEAVVPRPRVVARRVRTVLIWSAVALLPVALLLAATSGAGGPVLVVPTPDHSVPGLPLRYLVPVLAVLLPAGLLRRRPLLALGLMLAGASLVTATTNAWEQGYLAGLWYLQFLVVDVMLGAVAARGPRRASVPAAVMVLLVQVAAAFVNPAAGALDRATLSVPAVLAAWVVGNSVLARRAHAEQVRAHTAAEAVTAERLRLARELHDVVAHSIGVIAIQAGVGARVIDSQPAQARAALTTIETTSRETLAGLRRTLGALRRPDGAAASLDPTPGLSDLDRLVGAGADAGVRVTLTVDGEPGPLPAEVELAVYRIVQEALTNVVRHARVDRCRVTVRHAPDGVRVEVVDEGRGGPVGGEGHGIVGMRERAALLGGRCVAGPRPEGGFRVDAVLPVGPA; encoded by the coding sequence ATGGAGGCGGTCGTCCCGCGTCCGCGCGTCGTGGCCCGACGGGTGCGGACGGTCCTGATCTGGTCCGCGGTGGCGTTGCTGCCGGTGGCGTTGCTGCTCGCGGCCACCTCCGGTGCCGGCGGCCCGGTGCTCGTCGTGCCCACCCCCGACCACAGCGTGCCCGGGCTGCCGTTGCGCTACCTCGTGCCGGTCCTGGCCGTGCTGCTGCCCGCCGGCCTGCTGCGTCGCCGACCGTTGCTCGCCCTCGGTCTCATGCTCGCCGGGGCGTCGCTGGTCACCGCCACCACCAACGCGTGGGAGCAGGGCTACCTGGCCGGCCTGTGGTATCTGCAGTTCCTCGTCGTGGACGTGATGCTCGGCGCGGTCGCGGCCCGTGGGCCGCGTCGGGCGTCGGTGCCCGCGGCGGTCATGGTGCTTCTGGTGCAGGTGGCCGCCGCCTTCGTGAACCCGGCCGCGGGCGCGCTGGACCGGGCCACGCTCTCCGTGCCGGCGGTCCTCGCGGCGTGGGTGGTGGGCAACTCGGTGCTGGCCCGCCGCGCGCACGCCGAGCAGGTGCGGGCGCACACCGCCGCCGAGGCGGTCACCGCCGAACGGCTGCGCCTCGCCCGGGAACTGCACGACGTGGTGGCGCACAGCATCGGGGTGATCGCCATCCAGGCGGGCGTGGGCGCCCGGGTCATCGACAGCCAACCCGCGCAGGCGCGGGCCGCGCTCACCACCATCGAGACGACCAGCCGGGAGACCCTGGCCGGGCTCCGTCGTACCCTCGGCGCGCTGCGCCGCCCGGACGGCGCGGCGGCGTCGCTGGACCCCACGCCCGGACTGTCCGACCTGGACCGGCTGGTCGGGGCCGGGGCCGACGCCGGGGTACGGGTGACGCTGACCGTCGACGGCGAGCCGGGCCCGCTGCCGGCCGAGGTGGAGCTGGCCGTGTACCGGATCGTGCAGGAGGCACTGACCAACGTGGTACGCCACGCGCGGGTCGACAGGTGCCGGGTGACCGTGCGGCACGCGCCGGACGGGGTACGCGTCGAGGTGGTCGACGAGGGTCGCGGCGGCCCGGTCGGCGGCGAGGGCCACGGGATCGTCGGCATGCGGGAGCGGGCCGCGCTGCTCGGCGGCCGGTGCGTCGCCGGGCCACGCCCGGAGGGCGGCTTCCGGGTCGACGCGGTGCTGCCGGTGGGTCCGGCGTGA
- a CDS encoding type 1 glutamine amidotransferase yields the protein MSTESLRIVWVYPDLLSTYGDRGNALILARRAQLRGMPVEMLEVRSDQRLPATADIYLIGGGEDGPQALGAQRLLADGGLHRAVAQGSVVFGVCAGYQLLGTSFFAKGTRCTGLELLDLSSDRGPTRAVGELAGEVDPRLGVPHLSGFENHGGRTHLGPGVSPLARVTAGVGNDGATEGAWRGKLLGTYSHGPALARNPDLADLLLRWATGIHQLPPLDDTWADRLRSERRNAVAAAARA from the coding sequence GTGTCAACTGAGAGCCTGCGCATCGTCTGGGTCTATCCCGACCTGCTGTCCACCTACGGCGACCGGGGCAACGCGCTGATCCTGGCCCGCCGCGCCCAGTTGCGCGGCATGCCCGTCGAGATGCTGGAGGTCCGCTCCGACCAGCGGCTGCCCGCCACCGCCGACATCTACCTGATCGGCGGCGGCGAGGACGGCCCGCAGGCGCTGGGCGCCCAGCGGCTGCTCGCCGACGGCGGCCTGCACCGGGCGGTGGCCCAGGGGTCGGTGGTGTTCGGCGTCTGCGCCGGCTACCAGTTGCTCGGCACCTCCTTCTTCGCCAAGGGCACCCGCTGCACCGGCCTGGAGCTGCTCGACCTCTCCTCCGACCGGGGCCCGACCCGGGCGGTCGGCGAGCTGGCCGGCGAGGTCGACCCCCGGCTGGGCGTCCCGCACCTGAGCGGGTTCGAGAACCACGGTGGACGCACCCACCTCGGCCCGGGCGTGTCGCCGCTGGCCCGGGTGACCGCCGGGGTCGGCAACGACGGCGCCACCGAGGGCGCCTGGCGGGGCAAGCTGCTCGGCACCTATTCGCACGGTCCGGCGCTGGCCCGCAACCCCGACCTGGCCGACCTGCTGCTGCGCTGGGCCACCGGCATCCACCAGCTCCCCCCGCTCGACGACACCTGGGCCGACCGGCTCCGGTCCGAGCGCCGCAACGCGGTGGCCGCCGCCGCCCGGGCATGA
- a CDS encoding response regulator — protein MTIRVLLVDDQPLVRAGLRVLMTDAPDLVVVGEAGTGAEAVRSARELAPDVVLMDLRMPGTDGIAATRDIVAAGGATRVLVLTTFDDDEHVHAALRAGASGFLVKDMALEEILGAVRVVAAGDALIAPGVTRRLLAEFARRPAPAPRPRNLPGVTDREREVLGLVARGLSNAEIAAELVISPATAKAHVARLFTKLDARDRVHLVIAAYEAGLVVPPR, from the coding sequence GTGACGATCCGGGTGCTTCTCGTCGACGACCAGCCGCTGGTGCGCGCCGGCCTGCGGGTGCTCATGACCGACGCACCGGACCTGGTGGTCGTCGGCGAGGCGGGAACCGGCGCCGAGGCGGTCCGCTCGGCGCGGGAACTGGCGCCCGACGTGGTGCTGATGGACCTGCGGATGCCCGGCACCGACGGGATCGCGGCCACCCGGGACATCGTCGCGGCCGGTGGAGCCACCCGGGTACTGGTGCTCACCACCTTCGACGACGACGAGCACGTGCACGCGGCGCTGCGCGCCGGGGCGAGCGGCTTCCTGGTCAAGGACATGGCCCTGGAGGAGATCCTGGGCGCGGTGCGGGTGGTGGCGGCCGGCGACGCGTTGATCGCGCCCGGCGTCACCCGGCGGCTGCTCGCCGAGTTCGCCCGCCGGCCCGCGCCGGCGCCCCGCCCTCGTAACCTGCCCGGTGTCACCGACCGGGAGCGGGAGGTGCTCGGTCTGGTGGCGCGCGGGTTGTCCAACGCGGAGATCGCGGCGGAGCTGGTGATCAGCCCGGCCACCGCCAAGGCGCACGTGGCCCGGCTCTTCACCAAGTTGGACGCCCGCGACCGGGTGCACCTGGTGATCGCCGCCTACGAGGCCGGCCTGGTCGTGCCGCCGCGCTGA
- a CDS encoding TVP38/TMEM64 family protein: MTGAARPGRRPVTRRLVGLLRQPSARRFGLLLLLLAAFAVTLLVVPRPDAADLPRLADTLGGYAPVAAVVGGALLLVALVPRTFVTLASGAIFGPVQGAAYALGAALLAAALGFAVGRLLGRDFVAERVRGRLARLDGWFARQSVFGVITVRLLPIAGFGLVSYGYGTTGARVLPFLAGSVIASAPTAIGYAAIGAAVSSPGSINWYAAAPASLGLIASVLIIHRWWRAERQRRLGPS, encoded by the coding sequence ATGACCGGCGCCGCCCGACCGGGGCGGCGACCGGTGACCCGCCGGCTCGTCGGGCTGCTCAGGCAGCCGTCGGCGCGCCGGTTCGGGCTGTTGCTCCTGCTGCTCGCCGCGTTCGCGGTCACGCTGCTGGTGGTGCCCCGGCCGGACGCGGCCGACCTGCCCCGGCTCGCCGACACGCTCGGCGGCTACGCCCCGGTCGCGGCCGTCGTCGGCGGCGCGCTGCTGCTGGTGGCGCTGGTGCCCCGGACGTTCGTCACGCTGGCCTCCGGCGCGATCTTCGGCCCGGTGCAGGGCGCCGCGTACGCGCTCGGCGCGGCGCTGCTCGCGGCGGCGCTCGGCTTCGCGGTCGGCCGGCTGCTGGGCCGCGACTTCGTGGCCGAGCGGGTCCGCGGCCGGCTGGCCCGGCTCGACGGCTGGTTCGCCCGGCAGAGCGTGTTCGGGGTGATCACCGTGCGGCTGCTGCCGATCGCCGGCTTCGGGCTGGTCAGTTACGGCTACGGCACCACCGGGGCGCGGGTGCTGCCGTTCCTGGCCGGCAGCGTGATCGCCTCTGCCCCCACCGCCATCGGCTACGCCGCGATCGGCGCGGCGGTGAGCAGCCCCGGCTCGATCAACTGGTACGCCGCCGCCCCGGCCAGCCTCGGCCTGATCGCCAGCGTGCTCATCATCCACCGGTGGTGGCGGGCCGAGCGGCAGCGCCGGCTGGGCCCGAGCTGA
- a CDS encoding phosphotransferase, producing the protein MADGGEAMPGGFVAEVVRLGDTVRRTPPADADFAAALLRHLAATAPGVAPAYLGTDERGRQVLSHVDGLVPWRDREDPAFFSDAALTHLAGLIRAVHDACAGTVLAGDAETVCHRDLSPKNTVYRAGAAGPVPVTLLDWDLAGPGRRIEDVAFAGWHWATLGGDADPAELGRRCRLLCDAYEGPSGRLLPRDELTGVLIDQVEGTWRGIAAGADRGEPAMRRLRAAGVVETVRGWRDWLCRHRPTIEAALGTG; encoded by the coding sequence GTGGCCGACGGCGGGGAGGCGATGCCCGGCGGGTTCGTCGCCGAGGTGGTCCGGCTCGGCGACACGGTCCGTCGCACGCCACCGGCCGACGCCGACTTCGCCGCCGCGCTGCTGCGTCACCTGGCGGCGACCGCGCCCGGCGTCGCGCCCGCGTACCTCGGCACTGACGAGCGGGGGCGGCAGGTGCTCTCGCACGTCGACGGGCTGGTCCCCTGGCGCGACCGGGAGGACCCGGCCTTCTTCTCCGACGCCGCGCTCACCCACCTGGCCGGGCTGATCCGCGCGGTGCACGACGCCTGCGCCGGGACCGTCCTGGCCGGCGACGCGGAGACGGTCTGCCACCGGGACCTGTCGCCGAAGAACACGGTCTACCGGGCCGGCGCGGCCGGTCCCGTGCCGGTGACGCTGCTGGACTGGGACCTCGCCGGCCCCGGCCGACGGATCGAGGACGTCGCGTTCGCCGGCTGGCACTGGGCCACCCTCGGCGGCGACGCCGACCCGGCCGAGCTGGGCCGCCGCTGCCGGCTGCTCTGCGACGCCTACGAGGGGCCGAGCGGCCGCCTGCTGCCCCGCGACGAGCTGACCGGTGTCCTGATCGACCAGGTCGAGGGCACCTGGCGGGGCATCGCCGCCGGCGCCGACCGAGGCGAGCCCGCGATGCGCCGGCTGCGCGCCGCGGGCGTGGTCGAGACGGTGCGCGGTTGGCGCGACTGGCTGTGCCGGCACCGCCCGACGATTGAGGCCGCGCTGGGCACGGGGTGA